Genomic segment of Arachis stenosperma cultivar V10309 chromosome 4, arast.V10309.gnm1.PFL2, whole genome shotgun sequence:
cttttgttgggttCCAATTAAGGAAAAACCAAATGATGCTGATTTTTCCCGTTTGCTTGGAGAAGTATGAACTCAAAGATTATGAAGGGAGTATTGCTGCATATAAAAGTTCAGCAATGGTTAGTTAATCTTTTAACATTTCAACTGCTCTTTGCTGGTGGATGCTTTTTGTGAACTAAATACTCGCATCTTAATTTCTAGCAAGGTCACAAAGAGTCAAGTATTTTGAGGAAACCAATAATTTAGGTTAGAACTTGGGATAGATTATGATATTTGTATTTTCTATTCATATCTTCTGGATTTTTTCTTAAAAGTATGCACTCAATATTCTGTTCTTTACCAGTCACAATTTCCAATTTTTAATAAATGTAATCTATCTGTTATGTCCACCTAGAAGTTGAAACTTTTGAGTATATCTGGCTTAAATTTCATTTGGAAATATCTATAAATAGCCTGTTGTGAATGACAGGTGTCTAGGGATATCGAATTTGAAGTTTTGCATGGCCTTACTAATTCATTACTTGCTGCCAAAAAGCCAGACGAGGTTTGCCATCATGATAATGGATTCTTAGGATGTACTAGCTACTAAAATTAGTGACAACGTACTcttaataaaaatgaaaaaaaccTGTCTTCAAATGTAGGGACCAAAAACAAATTAATGGCATTTAGGGACTAAATTGAatcctaaaaattaaaaattatggAGGCCAAACTAAAATCAGTAAGTAAAAATGTAGAGACCAATACCGTGATAGAGAATAAAAATGTAGGTATAATTGGTTAATGCTTAGTATGCCTTCATGATATGGCCACTCTGGTTCGTTAAGCTCTTATACTGTGCAGAAATATGGAGTTATTTTTTACACTGGTTTTAGTGCATGTGTCGACTAGTTGAATTGTATGctaatttttcctttttgtatTTCACGGGTAAGAGAATAACTTCAAACGGACGAAGGGATCttcaccaagtttttgggaGAACTTTGGTTGCTCCTTGAAAATGGCATCATACTATTGAGAACTGATGGTGGCCCTCTACTAGGATTTAATTTTGCTCTTAGAGacaatatctttttttttttcacctgTCCGTACCCTTTCTAGTTTGGAGTTTCCAAGGCTGTTGTTTAACATTACCGTGTTACCATGTGTAAGACTGAAACAGATggagttattaatttttaatgaataGTAAATTTGGTTGAATATCTATGACTTTTAAAtgtcattaattaatttatcaaataCCAATAAGGTTGATTTTGGATTGTGCAAATACCAGTAAGATTGATTTTAGATTGTATAAATCTACGACTACGAGTGTATGTCATTTGGCAAGGATTCTAATTGATAATAATTTTCAAGAAAATATATACTTGTCTTGGCATGAAAAAGTCATAAGTTATGAATTATGGTCAATACTAATGGAATAACTAGTAGAGATTTAAACAAAAGGTAATGAATAACTAGTAGAGATTTAAACAAAAGCAACTGTTGTATTCTTTTATGACGGTGAAATACgagttaatactcaaaatgATCCTTAAAATTTGACCTCCAACTCAATTTAGCCCTTGAATTACCAATTGACTCAAATTGTATCCTAGAATTTTAAAACATGGCTCAAATTGACCCTTCTGTCTATTTTCGTCACCGAAAAGCTGACGTGGCACATGTAATTAACACCTGACAGCCTCAACGGTTATCTGACGTGGTGAAATTCTTGTATGCATCAATTTAGCCCccaataatttgaaaaaaaaaaaaccctgcTAGAGTTCATGTATGTATCTGGATTATGCTTGATGTTGTGTTCTAAGTACTATGATTttagttatatatttattataaggTATGTTTCTGATTATATGTGCTCGTAGATTACATGAATTTTGTTGGTAAGGAGGATGGTGATGTTGTGGCAACGGAGGGAGAGGCGTTTGGCCACTTCAACCGTTGAAACTATGTGGCCTATGCTCGGAGCTGCATACAACACTATTCTTTCTTccatctttctctttcttctttctctctctcacacacactCGCTCCTCAACTATCTATATTGTTCATATTTGTTGACTTGACTTTTAGTAGTTGAAAGAAGCCTTGTAATCATACATGTTAAATGGTTAGGTGAGTAACAGATTGATTATTAACCGACACAAGAATATGCTTTTCAAATCCCATTGTATTCAGTATTCATTTGCTTCTTTCTTATAGTTACTTTACAAGATGCACTTTGCTAAATTATGCAAAAGAATCTCAGCTTAACTTGTCACCGTTGGATTGGGACACTAAAATATACATCGACTTATATAATCAGTCTTCACTCATAACTTGGCTTTCAAAATGGTAATCAAGGAGATCCATGCCACCTCCTCACGGTTTCTTTGGTGAGGGTAACCAAGCTAATGCCCGTTTGCAGTTTCCACAGCCAAATGGTTTTCTCTCCTATTTCGATTCACTTCCTTCCGATGGTTAATCTCTATCCTGCAAAATATCAAATGCACCATGAATATCTTCGGCTAAAATAATTCTTATAGTTTCGTTCAGTATCACATGAAAAAGGTATTTAAACATTATCCAATTGCAGCAGTGGCCAAGTCTCATACCACTAAATGAGATTAACAGCATAGATCAAATGGCATAACAATTATGTTCAAACCACAGAAAGAAAAATTCGCTTATGATCATTTAGATCTCCTCTagcaagaaaaaaatttaaagaaagaatATGTATATACTCGGCAACTAAATGTCTGATCAAACATTCACAAACACACATGACAATGAAGAGAGAGCTATAAACCTAAACTCAAGTCTTGACATCTACAGAAATATGCTGCAGCACTTCAACATTTTAACTGACTAACGTACATAGTTTGCGTAACAAAAATGATCTGCAAGTATTTTATGTGCTGAAATGAGAAACCCAGCTTTAGTGATAGGTAGggaaacagaaattaaagtatAAACAAGTATTAGATAATAAGTTAACCTGAGACAATGCCATAGTGCATCATAATGAAGACGACCAACAATTCTCCGCTTCCTCTCTCTATTGCGATCTCCACCGCGTTTAACCACTGGTAATTGCTTAATGCCCTTGGCTTCCATTAACTCCTTGGCCACAGCCAAACTGGTATTGGGATAACAGGTTAGAAGTCCACGCTCTCGTCCACGATAGGTCATGCCCCGAGTACAAACAGAGGAAACTAAGCATGTATTTGCCTGtcaaatatttaatttgaaatattaTTTGGGACAAGACTAACCAACAGGTATTGTAGACAGTATAACTGGGATTTTTCAAGAATAAATCAATTGACATTTTTATCACAGTAGTATAACAGGAAGATCCAGGCATGAATTTCACTAATGTATTTGTTCATCACTGCATTTAAAACCCATTCATTAAAGCTTTAATATATCATCTTAGCAATTGTATCCCTACCGAACCAAAACATAGAAATCATTTGTGTTATGATTTTATTCTGAAATTGGAACCCTCACTTATTTTCTATTATCATGTATTGTAAAAGGAAAGAACAGGGGGGAAAATATACTAATCCCAGAATAGTTTTGATAACCCAATCTTTGGTTGGTATCAAGTTAGTTTATATATTCATTGTTAGAAAttgtagtttatttttttaaaattaatataatttctaACTATTCCTATTCAATATAAATAACAATTCAGATTAATACATagcaaataaaagaaaaggaaggtGAGACTCAAAAAACTAAAAGGTGACTTACCAAGCATGATCATGTCTATTAAATCTAGTTTATATCATGTATATCAATTATGTTTACATGTCagtatattaattttgaattgATTATAATTGATGTTAATAATTTAAAAGGCATATAAAATCCAAGAAAGTAGcttgtttgttttttctttcctttcttttttattgAAACCATCAAACTAGATATTAACAACTACATATGACTGCAGTTAGAAAATGTACAAAGGAGAAAAAAATTACAAGACGAGCCAAAATAGTGAAAACTATAATTTCAGACAAAAGTATCAAATAAACACATCACATCTATCATGGTTCtagataattaatatttaatgtaaAAGTTACAGTACTTGCATGAACCAAACACTATAAGAAGTGTACTCACAGTAGCTGTCCACCACTCTTGCAAATTAGACATGTGTGCTTTGTGACTTCTTTTGGTGAATTTACAGAATATTCCTTTTGCAACACACTTGCATCAGTATCAACTCCATCCTGAAGCTAATGCCAAACGGAATGTGAGCAAGGAGCCAAGCACTATGACACAAATGAATACTAACAATACAGACATCAATGATTTCACATGATTATCGTTTTAAACTGTTTTGCCACTTGTGATTTACAAATTATGAGCTATTTTAACAAGATGCCAATTGCCATGCCAGAACATGGATAATTAACAGTCATCAGTTCAACATGGTTTCACAAATAGATCTAAATTATGAGCTtgaaatagtctgcaaagtctTTCTAACAAACGTTAAGCAAAGATGAAAAAGAATAATGACAAAAAACTAAATCCAACCAACCTCAGTTGTAGAAGGGTTAGATGAGACCACAGGATCACAATCCAACCTGCAATGAAAAGAATCAATTATTGAGGCCTTAAACCCACAAACAACTATGAAATAATGTGCTTATAATAtaatccaacaagaacaatttagCCCTCACATGTTTACATATTTTCCACAATCACATATGCTAATTTGACAAGAGAACCCAACACCATCAGAAACCAGAAAGAAGGGTAAGAGATGTTTGTATTGAAATTTCTCATTTCGTCAtgaatttaactaaaaatattgCTTGGCACGGCAAAAGAAATAGATCACATCTAAGGATCAGAATGAATATAACACCAATTTCATTCTAATTCAGAATCACTGCTACATAACTAAATTAATTCATAGATTCAAATATCATTTAAGTACCTTCTCCGTTTGGAACATGACCCACCAGTCCCTACAATATTGTCACGCAACCTTGAAGGGATGAGGTTGGAATCATCATCATCAGCCAATGTGGTAGAAAGATCTGAACCCGTGTCCAACATGATTCCATTTCTCTTAGAATGAGTCGATTTTTCTCCATCATGCCCGACATCGTTCCTAACTAAATCTTCATCCAGTAATGGATTCCTTGACTCTGGCATTTGTGCTGTCTCGTTTCTAAAGATATCAGGTTGAACCCTTTGAGGCACCTCAACCTTACCATTTTTTGGGAGAAGGGAATCTGGGAAAGGGAGAACAGGGGAAGTGATGATGCATGGACTTACCAAGGGCGACTGGGTGACGAAGAGGACCCGACCCCATAAGAGGACGAGCGACGAAGCAAGTGACGACCCTACGACGGCGACGGCGAGTACTTGAAACCAGAAGACGACGAGCGACGATGATCCGACGAGTGCTTCTCTCGCCGGCAAGGAGGAGCCCAGGAAAGGCCGCGAGACGTTGAAACGCCGGCGACGAGAGGAGAGGAGCAACGAGACGCCGGTGAGTGTGACTCTGTGAACGAGTAGAGACTCTAGTGAAACCGAGAGAGACTCTAGTGGcagtgagagagaagagagagtttgAGTCTCAGAATTGGGAATGAGAGAGACGTTCCTTGAGAGTGTGCTGGTGAAAAAATCCAGGAAGATGAAGACATGAAgctctgttttttatttttttttctcaaattttcagatgatttttttttgtatgaacAATTAGAGACAGGGTTGTCTGAGAACCCAACAAACAAAGAACAAAGTGATtttgtttagtattttttaaatttatttaattttttttgtatgaataattgattatgatttataaaaagacaaatgattttgttaaatatatttttgtttttgttttttagattatttaaattttaaaattataaaattaaataatttaattaatctaAAAGAGTAATTTTTATccaatttatataaaaaatggtatttaagtctttttataaaattaaataaataaatatttttttatgtttatttaattaaaagggtATTTTCGTAAAAGTagtgatataatatatatttaaaatagaaaaaattaaatgctgACGTAGAAAATATATTACTTGTTCATATTTTAAATGTATCGGTACGTATGAATTTATCATCGTACCGTAGCAAACACCTACCTTCTATAATTTACTTAAAAATCTAGTTGAAAATCAATCATACTAAATTGTCTTAAAATTGAATTCACTGTTAACTTTTTCCTctcaatatttatataaaacGTGGTCTTTGTATAAAACTTTAAAGAAACAAATATAAAATCTGCAAAATCACTACGATTTGTGAAGTaaatttgttagtttttatCAACGTTTATGCTTTTTTaagatattaatttattaatttttatttaactaaaaatatttttttatttgtatatccATGATTATACATATTATTTGTTAATTCCATGATATAAGTTTTAAAACTAAAGAAGAAATGGGCATTGACAAGCacgaaacataaaaatataaaacaaaaagagtCACTCGTATTTTCTTAGGATATTCATGTAAAATTACGgtaaaagatattttaattataatagtatataaaatatttttgtatttagaTTATCAGGGATGAACCtagaatttttaatatgaaGGGGTCGAATTATAGACAAATGTTTTAACttctttttagatttttttaatacataaaaGTAATTTAGGAATAATATATAGTTATTGAATTAGtttttatccaaatataaagaaaaatcttataaattattttttataatatcattttttatatgataattaCATAAAAGAGACAACAATATcgataatatattataaaattataatgaatcaaaaatttatatttatttagttacaaaaattattaattaaaattacttgaaaaaaatcataaattgttaattacttaaaaaatataatactgTCATCAAATATAAGATAcgaatatcaaaataaaatgataactgaaataaaataagttaagataaaaaaaattacgtaaatttttttaagaatgtaaaattaaacaaaaaactgagtattttttttataagaaaataaCATCTAAGATACACAATATAATTACCAGAATATAATTCTGTAAGTCattactaatattttatataataatataaatgcTAAATATGTTATTACTAAAAGaacaaataatttttcttaaaaatagatatagagataaatatataaaaattaatttgataagTATAAAAACTTGAGTGTATGATAATAAATTGgttaagtaaaaaatattagagagcTAAATAATTAAGATATAAATTcattacataataaaaaattaatacatataAAGTTactaaattacataatatttttttatttctttagaCATATATCTCatatgtaaatataa
This window contains:
- the LOC130976371 gene encoding uncharacterized protein LOC130976371 isoform X1: MPESRNPLLDEDLVRNDVGHDGEKSTHSKRNGIMLDTGSDLSTTLADDDDSNLIPSRLRDNIVGTGGSCSKRRRLDCDPVVSSNPSTTELQDGVDTDASVLQKEYSVNSPKEVTKHTCLICKSGGQLLQIHA
- the LOC130976371 gene encoding uncharacterized protein LOC130976371 isoform X2 — translated: MPESRNPLLDEDLVRNDVGHDGEKSTHSKRNGIMLDTGSDLSTTLADDDDSNLIPSRLRDNIVGTGGSCSKRRRLDCDPVVSSNPSTTEDGVDTDASVLQKEYSVNSPKEVTKHTCLICKSGGQLLQIHA